Proteins co-encoded in one Actinomadura luteofluorescens genomic window:
- a CDS encoding STAS domain-containing protein produces the protein MAEVTGRARDGRTVITMTGDLALDSAQQAEQRMRRLRSEHGEHLVLDLSGLRYLDSVGLSLLMRFYLAAEGRGGSAVLAGPLQEAVRRVLQITHVDERLTIHPTLDDALAQSLPPGADLRNG, from the coding sequence ATGGCCGAAGTGACCGGTCGCGCGCGTGACGGCCGGACAGTGATCACGATGACCGGGGATCTGGCGCTGGACTCCGCGCAGCAGGCTGAGCAGCGGATGCGCCGGCTGCGCAGCGAGCACGGCGAGCACCTGGTGCTCGACCTGAGCGGCCTGCGGTACCTGGACTCGGTGGGTCTCAGCCTGCTGATGCGGTTCTACCTGGCGGCCGAGGGACGCGGCGGCAGCGCCGTGTTGGCGGGCCCGCTGCAGGAAGCGGTCCGGCGCGTCCTGCAGATCACGCACGTCGACGAGCGCCTGACCATCCATCCGACCCTCGACGACGCGCTGGCCCAGTCGCTGCCGCCGGGAGCCGATCTGCGGAACGGCTGA
- a CDS encoding SpoIIE family protein phosphatase, which produces MALSEDAGRSEKAGREPREEAGVFSADREIGPDLAAVDWAATPLGPPHAWPQNLRTAVDILLSSRFSMWMAWGPELTFFCNASYRRDTLGRKYPWALGRPASEVWAEAWNDVSHKIESVLGTGEATWDEGLLLFLERSGYSEETYHTFSYSPLRDDTGDVVGMLCVVNEATEGVIGERRMTTLRDLGSDPSMIRTEEETLAFADGQFDRNRKDLPFTLTYLFEDGGTARLAGATGVPRDHPAAPAELAADEPGGIWPAAALARGESVLMQLDDPRFGVLPSGDWPQPPDQALVVPLLRQGRAPYGFLVAALNPYRKLDEAYRGFVELAAGHVAAGIGSARGYQAQRRRAEELAELDRAKTTFFSNISHEFRTPLTLIMGPVQELRARLEGAGEQVHRELDVIHRNGLRLGRLVNSLLDFSRIEAGRMQARYEPVDLPEVTAELASVFRSAVDRAGLAFVVECDPLPQPVYVDRDMWEKVILNLLSNALKFTFDGAIHVRVEVEDGLAQVTVADTGVGVAADEVPRLFERFHRVENTRARSNEGSGIGLALVKELVGLHGGTIAAASSEGEGTRFTVRLPFGADHLPPGAVAPARPSTAASVTADPYVQEALRWLPAEHPGGHPGGDPNSTDPTPAEPVAAPAPEAAARVLVADDNADMREYLSRLLRGAGYEVDTVADGRAALEAVRETAVDMVVSDVMMPHVDGLELVAALRGDQRTAALPVLLLSARAGQEASIEGLRAGADDYLLKPFAAAEFLARVRANVELARLRGHHARWRAALVDSLQEAFFVCDEDGVVVEFNTAFTDILGYDAAGLPYPPRPPWWPDEKSDPEAHRQVAETFDGMLLRERGTFDIPLRHRDGERVWVSVAFNHVHDPETGRRVIVGTFRDVTADHYAIQRESALAALGMRLTEAVNLPDTLAGALEELRDLWHAERVLAAVFGGGPPELTSTDPGQTWQNLPEDRRGELTALREHPTLTPIAEHATAITLEHPRGTLVLWIDLSERRPFTDQDRLLLSLLAGRLSQGLSRANLIDQQRETALALQRAILGPSELPNGFAVRYEPAARPLEVGGDWYDIFALPDGRIGIIVGDCVGRGLEAATVMGQLRSASRALLLQDAGPAGTLTALDRFAAGIPGARCSTVFCGVLDPATGDLTYSSAGHPPAILARSDGTTQLLEGGRSVPIAAGPPRPRPDAATTIPARGTVLLYTDGLIERRRRSLLEGIDRVGHAVQDGGERGVDELATHIMTTMAPPDGYDDDVALMLYRHPAPLDVSFPAESAQLAPLREALRGWLAQCQLPRRTAQGVLVAAGEACANAVEHGRPGAGVHTVRLRAEAFVDQVHLTIADTGRWKPPGGGADLNRGRGTALMRALMSKLTITPGPDGTTVHMHTRIGS; this is translated from the coding sequence GTGGCGCTTTCGGAGGACGCCGGGCGTTCTGAGAAGGCCGGACGCGAGCCGCGGGAGGAGGCGGGCGTCTTCTCCGCCGACCGGGAGATCGGCCCCGATCTCGCCGCCGTCGACTGGGCGGCGACACCGCTCGGCCCCCCGCACGCCTGGCCGCAGAACCTGCGGACGGCCGTCGACATCCTGCTCTCGTCCCGGTTCTCGATGTGGATGGCCTGGGGCCCGGAGCTGACGTTCTTCTGCAACGCCTCCTACCGCCGCGACACGCTCGGCCGCAAGTACCCGTGGGCCCTCGGCCGGCCCGCGAGCGAGGTGTGGGCCGAAGCCTGGAACGACGTCTCCCACAAGATCGAATCCGTGCTCGGCACGGGGGAGGCGACGTGGGACGAGGGGCTGCTGCTGTTCCTCGAACGGTCCGGGTACTCCGAGGAGACCTACCACACCTTCTCCTACAGCCCTCTGCGCGACGACACCGGTGACGTGGTCGGAATGCTGTGCGTGGTCAACGAGGCCACCGAGGGGGTCATCGGCGAGCGGCGCATGACGACGCTGCGGGACCTGGGATCCGATCCGAGCATGATCCGGACGGAGGAGGAGACGCTCGCCTTCGCCGACGGGCAGTTCGACCGCAACCGCAAGGATCTCCCCTTCACGCTGACCTACCTTTTCGAGGACGGCGGCACGGCACGGCTCGCGGGGGCGACCGGCGTCCCCCGCGACCATCCGGCGGCCCCCGCCGAGCTGGCGGCGGACGAACCCGGCGGAATCTGGCCCGCGGCGGCGCTCGCGCGGGGAGAATCCGTCCTGATGCAGCTCGACGATCCTCGGTTCGGGGTCCTTCCCTCCGGAGACTGGCCCCAGCCCCCCGACCAGGCGCTGGTGGTGCCGCTGCTGCGGCAGGGCCGTGCGCCGTACGGGTTCCTGGTGGCCGCGCTGAACCCGTACCGGAAGCTTGACGAGGCCTACCGCGGCTTCGTGGAACTGGCCGCCGGGCACGTCGCGGCGGGCATCGGCAGCGCCCGCGGCTATCAGGCGCAGCGGCGGCGCGCCGAGGAGCTCGCCGAGCTCGACCGCGCCAAGACGACGTTCTTCTCCAACATCAGCCACGAGTTCCGCACCCCGCTCACACTGATCATGGGCCCGGTGCAGGAGCTGCGCGCGAGGCTGGAGGGCGCCGGCGAGCAGGTGCACCGGGAACTGGACGTGATCCACCGCAACGGGCTGCGCCTCGGCAGGCTCGTCAACTCCCTGCTGGACTTCTCCCGCATCGAGGCCGGGCGGATGCAGGCGCGCTACGAGCCGGTCGACCTGCCCGAGGTCACCGCCGAGCTGGCCAGCGTCTTCCGCTCCGCCGTGGACAGGGCGGGCCTCGCCTTCGTCGTCGAGTGCGACCCGCTCCCCCAGCCGGTGTACGTCGACCGCGACATGTGGGAGAAGGTGATCCTGAACCTGCTCAGCAACGCGCTGAAGTTCACCTTCGACGGGGCGATCCACGTCCGGGTGGAGGTCGAGGACGGCCTGGCGCAGGTGACGGTGGCCGACACCGGGGTCGGGGTGGCCGCGGACGAGGTGCCGCGCCTGTTCGAGCGGTTCCACCGCGTCGAGAACACCCGCGCCCGGTCCAACGAGGGCAGCGGCATCGGCCTGGCCCTGGTCAAGGAGCTCGTCGGCCTGCACGGCGGGACCATCGCCGCGGCGAGCAGCGAGGGCGAGGGCACGCGCTTCACCGTCCGGCTGCCGTTCGGGGCCGACCACCTGCCCCCCGGCGCCGTCGCTCCGGCGCGCCCCTCCACGGCGGCGTCGGTCACCGCCGACCCCTACGTCCAGGAGGCGCTGCGCTGGCTGCCCGCCGAGCATCCCGGCGGGCATCCCGGCGGGGACCCGAACTCGACCGACCCGACGCCGGCCGAGCCGGTCGCGGCGCCCGCGCCCGAGGCGGCGGCGCGGGTGCTCGTCGCCGACGACAACGCCGACATGCGCGAGTACCTCTCCCGGCTGCTGCGCGGCGCCGGCTACGAGGTCGACACGGTCGCCGACGGCCGGGCCGCCCTGGAGGCGGTCCGCGAGACCGCGGTCGACATGGTGGTCAGCGACGTGATGATGCCGCACGTGGACGGGCTGGAGCTGGTCGCCGCGCTGCGCGGCGACCAGCGCACCGCCGCCCTGCCGGTCCTGCTGCTGTCGGCCCGTGCCGGGCAGGAGGCCTCGATCGAGGGCCTGCGGGCGGGCGCCGACGACTACCTGCTCAAGCCCTTCGCCGCCGCCGAGTTCCTGGCCCGCGTGCGGGCGAACGTGGAGCTGGCCCGGCTGCGCGGGCACCACGCCCGGTGGCGCGCCGCGCTCGTCGACTCCCTTCAGGAGGCGTTCTTCGTCTGCGACGAGGACGGCGTCGTCGTCGAGTTCAACACCGCCTTCACCGACATCCTCGGCTACGACGCCGCAGGGCTCCCCTACCCGCCGCGTCCGCCCTGGTGGCCGGACGAGAAGAGCGACCCCGAAGCGCACCGGCAGGTCGCCGAGACGTTCGACGGCATGCTCCTACGGGAACGCGGCACCTTCGACATCCCCCTCAGGCACCGCGACGGCGAGCGCGTCTGGGTCAGCGTCGCCTTCAACCACGTCCACGACCCCGAGACCGGGCGGCGGGTCATCGTCGGCACCTTCCGCGACGTCACCGCCGACCACTACGCCATCCAGCGCGAGAGCGCCCTCGCGGCCCTCGGCATGCGCCTCACCGAGGCCGTGAACCTGCCCGACACCCTGGCGGGCGCGCTGGAGGAGCTCCGGGACCTCTGGCACGCCGAGCGGGTGCTGGCGGCCGTCTTCGGCGGCGGACCGCCCGAGCTGACCTCCACCGACCCGGGGCAGACCTGGCAGAACCTGCCGGAGGACCGCCGCGGGGAGCTGACCGCGCTGCGCGAGCACCCGACCCTCACCCCCATCGCCGAGCACGCCACCGCGATCACGCTCGAACACCCCCGGGGCACCCTCGTCCTCTGGATCGACCTGAGCGAGCGGCGCCCGTTCACCGACCAGGACCGGCTGCTGCTGTCCCTGCTCGCCGGGCGCCTCTCCCAGGGGCTGTCCCGCGCCAACCTGATCGACCAGCAGCGCGAGACCGCCCTGGCCCTGCAGCGCGCAATCCTCGGCCCGTCCGAGCTGCCGAACGGGTTCGCCGTCCGGTACGAGCCCGCGGCGCGGCCGCTGGAGGTCGGGGGCGACTGGTACGACATCTTCGCCCTCCCCGACGGCCGCATCGGCATCATCGTGGGCGACTGCGTCGGCCGCGGGCTGGAGGCGGCCACCGTCATGGGCCAGTTGCGCAGCGCCAGCCGGGCCCTGCTGCTCCAGGACGCCGGCCCCGCGGGGACCCTCACGGCCCTCGACCGCTTCGCCGCCGGCATCCCCGGAGCCCGATGCTCCACCGTCTTCTGCGGCGTCCTCGACCCGGCGACCGGCGACCTCACCTACTCCAGCGCCGGGCATCCGCCCGCCATCCTCGCCCGGTCAGACGGCACCACCCAGCTGCTCGAAGGCGGCCGGTCCGTCCCGATCGCCGCCGGCCCCCCGCGGCCACGGCCGGACGCCGCGACCACCATCCCCGCCAGGGGCACCGTGCTGCTCTACACGGACGGGCTCATCGAACGCCGCCGGCGCTCCCTGCTCGAGGGCATCGACCGGGTCGGCCACGCCGTCCAGGACGGCGGCGAGCGGGGCGTGGACGAGCTCGCCACCCACATCATGACGACCATGGCCCCGCCGGACGGCTACGACGACGACGTCGCGCTGATGCTGTACCGGCACCCCGCGCCGCTGGACGTGAGCTTCCCCGCCGAGTCCGCGCAGCTCGCCCCGCTCCGGGAGGCGCTGCGCGGCTGGCTCGCCCAGTGCCAGCTCCCCCGCCGCACCGCGCAGGGCGTCCTGGTCGCCGCCGGCGAGGCCTGCGCGAACGCCGTCGAGCACGGCCGGCCCGGCGCCGGCGTGCACACCGTCCGGCTGCGCGCCGAGGCCTTCGTCGACCAGGTGCACCTGACCATCGCCGACACCGGCCGCTGGAAGCCGCCCGGAGGCGGCGCCGACCTCAACCGCGGGCGCGGCACCGCGCTGATGCGCGCACTGATGAGCAAGCTCACGATCACGCCCGGACCGGACGGCACCACCGTCCACATGCACACCAGGATTGGCTCATGA
- a CDS encoding STAS domain-containing protein, translated as MSTPLTLTTARHPDGRALVTAVGEIDMSNSGALADALGTARENGGELVLDLTAVEYLDSAGLSVLFAHADHLELIAPQLLEPVLTLSGLPELATVHLAPPDAAPPAADVP; from the coding sequence ATGAGCACACCCCTGACCCTCACGACCGCCCGGCACCCGGACGGGAGGGCGCTCGTGACGGCCGTCGGCGAGATCGACATGAGCAACAGCGGGGCCCTCGCCGACGCGCTCGGCACCGCGCGCGAGAACGGCGGCGAACTCGTCCTGGACCTCACCGCGGTCGAGTACCTTGACAGCGCGGGGCTGAGCGTCCTGTTCGCCCATGCCGACCATCTCGAACTGATCGCTCCGCAACTCCTGGAACCGGTGCTGACCCTCTCCGGGCTCCCGGAGCTCGCCACCGTCCACCTCGCCCCGCCCGACGCCGCGCCGCCCGCGGCCGACGTCCCCTGA
- a CDS encoding STAS domain-containing protein, translating into MTDHTFTVSLPSEGAEVPVLRVAGDLDYHTAPRLREALDALPLASGGGAVLDVTELNYCDSTGITVLIAGYRRAQAAQSRIVLAGLNPDLTRVFEITGLDQVFAFHPTADEAVKSLGER; encoded by the coding sequence GTGACCGACCACACCTTCACCGTCAGCCTCCCGTCCGAGGGGGCCGAAGTCCCCGTCCTGCGCGTCGCGGGAGACCTCGACTACCACACGGCCCCGCGCCTGCGGGAGGCCCTCGATGCCCTGCCGCTGGCCTCGGGCGGCGGCGCCGTGCTCGACGTGACGGAGCTGAACTACTGCGACTCCACCGGCATCACCGTGCTGATCGCCGGCTACCGCAGGGCGCAGGCGGCCCAGAGCAGGATCGTGCTCGCCGGGCTGAACCCCGACCTCACCCGGGTCTTCGAGATCACCGGACTCGACCAGGTCTTCGCCTTCCACCCCACCGCAGACGAGGCCGTCAAGTCCCTGGGCGAGCGGTGA
- a CDS encoding sensor histidine kinase, whose protein sequence is MSSMNRWRPLAQDGLLAVAMALFLSVVVAITPHAGALDLAAALAGSLALVAWRRAPLAALVVSAGCMLALAAHVRPGPAAAFPVIVAVFAAFRAGHRLATALVGTAFLGAGLMVRLPSADGSLRDLQSLSLLVGWFVAAGVTATVTRHRQAYLEEAERRAAEAERTREEAALRRAGEERLRIARELHDSLTHSISIIKVQAGVAVHLARRRGEDVPPALLAIQEASGDAMRELRATLEVLRDDGRSGGESPASGLDRLDDLVERARSIGLPATVTISGTRCDLPAEVDRAAYRIVQEALTNVSRHAGGAAAAVRVDYAGGELVVQVDDDGQADPDAPPVPGTGLLGMRERVTALGGRLRAGPRPEGGFTVRAELPLGEPS, encoded by the coding sequence ATGAGCTCCATGAACCGGTGGCGGCCGCTCGCCCAGGACGGCCTGCTCGCCGTGGCGATGGCCCTCTTCCTGTCGGTCGTCGTGGCCATCACCCCGCACGCGGGCGCGCTCGACCTCGCCGCCGCCCTGGCCGGCTCGCTCGCGCTCGTCGCCTGGCGGCGGGCGCCCCTGGCGGCCCTGGTCGTCAGCGCGGGCTGCATGCTGGCGCTCGCCGCGCACGTCCGGCCGGGCCCGGCGGCCGCCTTCCCCGTCATCGTGGCCGTGTTCGCCGCGTTCAGGGCGGGCCACCGGCTCGCCACCGCGCTGGTGGGCACGGCCTTCCTCGGCGCCGGCCTGATGGTGCGGCTGCCCAGCGCCGACGGCTCCCTGCGCGACCTGCAGAGCCTCTCGCTGCTGGTCGGGTGGTTCGTGGCGGCCGGCGTGACGGCGACGGTGACCCGGCACCGGCAGGCCTACCTCGAGGAGGCCGAGCGGCGGGCCGCCGAGGCCGAGCGCACCCGCGAGGAGGCGGCCCTGCGCCGGGCCGGCGAGGAGCGCCTGCGCATCGCCAGGGAGCTGCACGACTCCCTCACGCACAGCATCTCGATCATCAAGGTCCAGGCGGGGGTGGCCGTCCACCTGGCGCGCAGGCGCGGCGAGGACGTCCCGCCCGCCCTGCTGGCCATCCAGGAGGCCAGCGGCGACGCCATGCGCGAGCTGCGCGCCACGCTGGAGGTGCTGCGCGACGACGGCCGCTCCGGCGGCGAGTCCCCCGCCAGCGGCCTCGACCGGCTCGACGACCTGGTGGAGCGGGCCCGCTCGATCGGGCTGCCGGCCACGGTGACGATCTCTGGTACGCGGTGCGACCTGCCCGCGGAAGTGGACCGTGCCGCGTACCGGATCGTCCAGGAGGCGCTCACCAACGTCTCCCGGCACGCGGGCGGCGCGGCCGCGGCGGTGCGCGTCGACTATGCGGGCGGTGAACTGGTCGTGCAGGTCGACGACGACGGCCAGGCCGACCCGGACGCGCCGCCCGTGCCCGGCACCGGCCTTCTCGGCATGCGCGAGCGCGTCACCGCTCTCGGCGGCCGGTTGCGGGCCGGGCCCCGGCCCGAAGGGGGCTTCACCGTGCGCGCCGAGCTTCCCCTGGGGGAACCCTCGTGA
- a CDS encoding PP2C family protein-serine/threonine phosphatase codes for MDGLMSHGLGTTGPEATSSTPPGPRVPVAITGAADGGPELGPLRVLLVEDDSADALLVEDTLADTGLRASLQWVRSLPEARGPLSANPMPDCVLLDLHLGESQGMAVLRQVLEWAPGAAVVVLTGLAESQAGTAAVAAGAQDYLSKDQLEADRLGRAIRYAVQRRQVQQAVAALQVQQMMAQENARLERGLLPRPRVSNPRLRVLSRYRPGRAHSLLGGDFFDVVETGDGLVHAVIGDVAGHGPASAALGVSLRVAWRSFVLAGARGARVVELLEELLAGEHGGSEMFVTLITATLFPDRPVARVVRAGHPGFLLHGNGEVRLVEPPGGLGVGMVPGLAGWREHDVPLPPGSSLVLFTDGLFEGQIDTEGRRLDLTGLLRLAQGHCTLPAGDFVDTLITDVEAASLQHGGLADDVAVIHLGWTPT; via the coding sequence GTGGACGGACTGATGTCGCACGGTCTCGGCACGACCGGCCCTGAGGCGACCTCGTCCACGCCGCCCGGACCGCGCGTCCCGGTCGCGATCACCGGCGCCGCCGACGGCGGGCCGGAGCTCGGGCCGCTGCGCGTGCTGCTGGTCGAGGACGATTCCGCCGACGCCCTCCTGGTGGAGGACACGCTCGCCGACACCGGGCTGCGGGCGTCGCTGCAGTGGGTGCGTTCGCTTCCCGAGGCGCGGGGCCCGCTGTCGGCGAATCCCATGCCCGACTGCGTGCTGCTCGACCTGCATCTGGGGGAGTCGCAGGGCATGGCGGTGCTCCGGCAGGTGCTGGAGTGGGCGCCGGGCGCCGCGGTGGTGGTGCTGACCGGGCTCGCGGAGTCGCAGGCGGGTACCGCGGCGGTGGCCGCCGGCGCGCAGGACTACCTGTCCAAGGACCAGCTGGAGGCGGACCGGCTCGGCCGGGCGATCCGGTACGCGGTGCAGCGGCGCCAGGTCCAGCAGGCGGTCGCGGCCCTGCAGGTCCAGCAGATGATGGCCCAGGAGAACGCGCGGCTGGAGCGCGGCCTGCTGCCGCGCCCGAGGGTGTCCAACCCGCGCCTGCGGGTCCTCTCGCGGTACCGGCCGGGGCGGGCCCACTCCCTGCTGGGCGGGGACTTCTTCGACGTGGTGGAGACCGGCGACGGCCTGGTGCACGCGGTGATCGGGGACGTGGCCGGGCACGGTCCCGCCTCGGCGGCCCTGGGCGTCAGCCTGCGGGTGGCCTGGCGGTCGTTCGTGCTGGCCGGAGCGCGCGGTGCGCGGGTGGTCGAGCTCCTGGAAGAGCTGCTGGCCGGGGAGCACGGCGGCTCGGAGATGTTCGTCACCCTCATCACGGCGACCCTGTTCCCCGACCGGCCCGTGGCGCGGGTGGTGCGCGCCGGGCATCCCGGGTTCCTGCTGCACGGGAACGGCGAGGTGCGGCTGGTCGAGCCGCCGGGCGGGCTGGGCGTGGGCATGGTGCCGGGGCTCGCCGGCTGGCGCGAGCACGACGTCCCGCTGCCGCCGGGGTCCTCGCTCGTCCTGTTCACCGACGGCCTGTTCGAAGGCCAGATCGACACCGAGGGCCGGCGCCTGGACCTGACCGGCCTCCTCCGGCTCGCCCAAGGTCACTGCACGCTCCCCGCCGGCGACTTCGTCGACACACTCATCACCGACGTCGAGGCGGCCTCGCTCCAGCACGGCGGCCTGGCCGACGACGTCGCCGTCATACACCTTGGATGGACCCCCACATGA
- a CDS encoding PP2C family protein-serine/threonine phosphatase — MTEPARHLEPVPEPAAERERLAAVRRYRILDTPPDGMFDTIASLAARCCDAPIATVAIVDSDRIWFKAAHGLHGVSQIDRDPGLCASAILHDTPYVVTDALTDPRTAANPLVHGELGVRFYAAAPITTADGHRLGTVNVLDTRPRDASEAQLRILGDLAALVAQELERRLSSICTITAERTMRTGAERLVRTLQRTLLPPALPKVPGLDAAAAYHPVSQDEVGGDFYDLFPLNDGRWAFFLGDVCGKGAEAAALTSLTRYTLRAAAIYEPDPCAALGNLDAVLKGEYQGDPRFCTALFGVLAPEPDGSFAVTLAGGGHPPALVVRADGTVESVDTPGGQLIGILPAPVFGQAEVRLAPGDALLLYTDGLTEARTPDGAMLGDEGLTAHLTSAPYEGADNLLANVHKLLTELGAGVSDDTALLALSVPRRAESSGQEPLR, encoded by the coding sequence GTGACGGAGCCTGCCCGCCACCTCGAACCCGTGCCCGAACCCGCCGCCGAACGGGAGCGGCTCGCGGCCGTCCGCCGCTACCGGATACTCGACACCCCGCCCGACGGCATGTTCGACACCATCGCGTCCCTGGCCGCTCGCTGCTGCGACGCGCCGATCGCCACCGTGGCCATCGTGGACAGCGACCGTATCTGGTTCAAGGCGGCCCATGGTCTACACGGCGTGTCACAGATCGACCGCGATCCCGGGCTGTGCGCCTCCGCCATCCTCCACGACACCCCCTACGTCGTCACGGACGCGCTCACCGACCCGAGGACGGCAGCCAACCCCCTCGTTCACGGCGAGCTGGGCGTGCGCTTCTACGCGGCCGCCCCCATCACCACCGCGGACGGCCACCGCCTCGGCACCGTCAACGTGCTGGACACCCGTCCCCGCGACGCGTCCGAGGCGCAGCTGCGCATCCTGGGCGACCTGGCCGCTCTGGTCGCCCAGGAGCTGGAGCGGCGACTGTCGTCGATCTGCACCATCACGGCCGAGCGGACCATGCGCACCGGGGCCGAGCGCCTGGTGCGCACCCTCCAGCGCACCCTGCTGCCGCCCGCCCTGCCGAAGGTGCCGGGCCTCGACGCCGCCGCCGCGTACCATCCGGTCTCCCAGGACGAGGTCGGCGGCGACTTCTACGACCTGTTCCCCCTGAACGACGGCCGCTGGGCGTTCTTCCTCGGCGACGTGTGCGGCAAGGGCGCCGAGGCCGCCGCTCTGACCTCCCTCACCCGCTACACCCTGCGCGCCGCCGCCATCTACGAGCCCGACCCGTGCGCCGCGCTCGGCAACCTCGACGCCGTTCTCAAGGGGGAGTACCAGGGCGACCCGCGCTTCTGCACCGCGCTGTTCGGGGTCCTCGCCCCCGAGCCGGACGGTTCCTTCGCCGTCACGCTGGCCGGGGGCGGCCATCCGCCCGCCCTGGTGGTCCGCGCGGACGGGACGGTCGAGTCCGTCGACACACCCGGCGGGCAGCTCATCGGGATACTGCCCGCCCCGGTCTTCGGGCAGGCGGAGGTCCGCCTCGCCCCCGGCGACGCCCTCCTGCTGTACACCGACGGCCTCACCGAGGCCCGCACCCCGGACGGCGCGATGCTCGGCGACGAGGGCCTCACCGCCCATCTGACCAGCGCGCCCTATGAGGGAGCGGATAATCTGCTGGCGAACGTCCATAAACTGCTCACGGAACTGGGCGCGGGAGTCAGCGACGACACGGCTCTGCTGGCTCTGTCCGTGCCTCGCCGTGCCGAATCGTCCGGACAGGAGCCACTTCGGTGA
- a CDS encoding response regulator: MIRVLLVDDQALIRGGFRALLEIEDDIEVVAEAANGELGVALAAEHRPDVALVDVQMPVMDGIEATRLIAADPRLSGVHVVILTNYGLDEYVFNALRSGACGFMVKDTEPEDLVRGVRVAARGDALLSPAITRRLIGEYVARRPDPAPEGLDMLTRREREVLVLVARGLSNDEIAAHMVISPATAKTHVSRVLAKLHVRDRAQLVVFAYESGLVTPRRG, translated from the coding sequence GTGATCCGCGTACTGCTCGTGGACGACCAGGCGCTCATCCGCGGCGGCTTCCGGGCGCTGCTGGAGATCGAGGACGACATCGAGGTGGTGGCCGAGGCCGCGAACGGCGAGCTGGGCGTCGCGCTCGCCGCCGAGCACCGGCCCGACGTCGCGCTCGTCGACGTCCAGATGCCGGTGATGGACGGCATCGAGGCGACCCGGCTGATCGCGGCCGACCCCCGGCTGAGCGGAGTCCACGTCGTGATCCTCACCAACTACGGCCTCGACGAGTACGTCTTCAACGCGCTGCGCTCTGGCGCCTGCGGGTTCATGGTCAAGGACACCGAGCCCGAGGACCTGGTGCGGGGCGTGCGGGTCGCGGCCCGCGGCGACGCGCTGCTGTCCCCCGCGATCACCCGGCGCCTGATCGGCGAGTACGTCGCGCGCCGTCCCGATCCCGCCCCCGAGGGGCTCGACATGCTCACCAGGCGGGAGCGCGAGGTCCTCGTGCTGGTGGCCCGGGGCCTGTCCAACGACGAGATCGCCGCCCACATGGTGATCAGCCCGGCCACCGCGAAGACGCACGTCAGCAGGGTGCTGGCCAAGCTGCACGTCAGGGACCGCGCCCAGCTCGTCGTGTTCGCGTACGAGTCCGGCCTCGTCACCCCGCGGCGCGGCTGA